A single region of the Rhipicephalus microplus isolate Deutch F79 chromosome 10, USDA_Rmic, whole genome shotgun sequence genome encodes:
- the LOC119181860 gene encoding kelch-like protein 12: protein MKKKNRRWRGRVYRGRVLADRDDVLAAVTSWESLHRMSNVYSKGMVSALEDLRRRRLFTDAEVTCTDDGSQFPVHLVLLYATCPLFRETSPGGNLPSPPCTINVPAVTPGAAGAMAPAEMVDAAISTTKQGQQSAAPPEAGEVRNITVAGVCGDVMGALLEYVYTNRVTLNSGNVLSMLLAAQRFKIDRIVQKCHEFLSKDISVANCVRILEFAKEHKHPCLVDMALNFISANFNEVATTNQDFVQISYDDLKALLSSDDLNVADEGKAFSAAIKWTSADAPNRRRFLPSLLSAIRFGLCKVSFLQEEVFPHPMLDDVDCRAVLEPVYGLLDQLEIHEGPRMINLAHPMLRPRIPRDVLFVIGGWSNGSATSLVESYDCRANRWLMFTNDRDIMPRAYHGLVALDGLIYMIGGFDGSQCFNCVRCFNPLLHRWTERACMHVARCYVSVAVLDGKIYALGGYDGDRRTNTAERYDPATNTWSLIADMNDQRSDACATVLGSKVYIVGGFTGQQVLSTAEFYDPKANVWTYIRAMTTPRSGVRAINYQDTIYVLGGFNGNNRLATGEKYDLLRDRWIELPNMHTPRSNFAVAVLDDLLFAIGGFNGTTTVPFVECYDSKTNGWRSVTDMNINRSALGACVAVNLPNFKEFSVVGNAEREN from the exons atgaagaagaagaaccGTCGCTGGCGGGGTCGGGTTTACCGGGGTCGTGTTCTGGCGGACCGTGACGACGTCCTAGCGGCAGTGACGTCGTGGGAGAGCCTGCATAGGATGTCCAACGTCTACTCGAAGGGCATGGTCAGCGCGCTGGAAGACCTCCGGCGGCGGAGGTTGTTCACCGACGCCGAGGTCACATGCACCGACGACGGCAGCCAGTTCCCGGTGCACCTGGTGCTCCTGTACGCCACCTGCCCGCTGTTTCGAGAGACGTCGCCGGGAGGAAACCTACCGAGCCCGCCCTGCACGATCAACGTCCCCGCCGTCACACCAGGAGCTGCAGGGGCGATGGCGCCTGCAGAAATGGTTGACGCCGCCATATCGACGACGAAGCAGGGGCAGCAGTCCGCTGCGCCGCCAGAGGCCGGCGAGGTGCGCAACATCACCGTGGCTGGTGTGTGCGGTGACGTCATGGGCGCCCTGCTCGAGTACGTCTACACCAACAGGGTGACGCTGAACAGCGGCAACGTGCTCAGCATGCTCCTGGCGGCGCAGCGGTTCAAG ATTGACAGAATTGTTCAAAAATGTCACGAGTTCCTTTCCAAAGACATCAGCGTAGCCAACTGCGTCCGCATATTGGAGTTCGCAAAGGAACACAAGCACCCCTGCCTCGTCGACATGGCCCTAAATTTCATTTCCGCAAATTTTAACGAG GTGGCAACGACCAACCAAGATTTTGTCCAAATCTCCTACGACGACCTCAAGGCTCTGCTAAGCTCTGACGACCTCAACGTTGCCGACGAAGGCAAGGCGTTTTCAGCGGCCATAAAATGGACCTCAGCTGATGCACCAAACAGGCGTCGCTTCCTGCCAAGTCTTCTAAGCGCTATAAG ATTCGGGCTCTGCAAAGTGTCCTTCCTTCAAGAGGAAGTGTTCCCGCATCCCATGCTCGATGACGTTGACTGCCGCGCCGTACTCGAGCCTGTCTACGGACTTCTGGACCAGCTGGAGATTCACGAAGGTCCGAGGATGATCAACCTCGCACATCCCATGCTAAGGCCCAGGATCCCAAG AGACGTCTTATTCGTGATTGGTGGATGGAGTAACGGCAGCGCAACAAGTCTCGTCGAGTCGTATGACTGCCGCGCCAACCGCTGGCTGATGTTTACCAACGACAGGGACATCATGCCCCGCGCCTACCACGGACTCGTCGCGCTGGACGGCCTCATCTACATGATTGGAGGCTTCGACGGGTCCCAGTGTTTCAACTGCGTCCGTTGCTTCAACCCA CTCCTGCACCGCTGGACGGAGCGAGCGTGCATGCACGTGGCCAGGTGCTACGTCAGCGTGGCGGTGCTGGACGGCAAAATCTACGCGCTGGGCGGCTACGACGGCGATCGGCGCACCAACACGGCCGAGCGGTACGATCCAGCCACCAACACGTGGTCGCTCATCGCCGACATGAACGACCAGCGGTCAGACGCCTGTGCCACGGTGCTCGGCTCAAAG GTGTACATCGTAGGCGGCTTCACCGGGCAGCAAGTGCTCAGCACGGCCGAGTTCTACGACCCCAAGGCGAACGTGTGGACCTACATCCGGGCCATGACCACGCCTCGTAGCGGAGTGCGGGCCATAAACTACCAGGACACGATCTACGTGCTCGGCGGCTTCAACGGAAACAACAGGCTCGCCACCG GGGAAAAGTACGACCTTCTGAGAGATCGCTGGATCGAGCTGCCCAATATGCACACGCCGAGGAGCAACTTCGCCGTCGCCGTGCTAGACGACCTGCTCTTCGCCATTGGTGGATTCAACG gaACAACGACTGTGCCGTTCGTGGAATGCTACGACTCCAAAACCAACGGCTGGCGAAGTGTCACGGACATGAACATTAACAGGAGCGCCCTGGGAGCCTGCGTGGCCGTTAACCTGCCAAATTTTAAGGAGTTCTCGGTTGTAG gTAACGCGGAGCGCGAAAACTGA